Proteins encoded within one genomic window of Ottowia sp. SB7-C50:
- the mfd gene encoding transcription-repair coupling factor — MDLPKLIPGKRHALPAPPASSDALLLAQLAQREAGQGRLTAIVTADAGDARRLMDEIAFFGPGLRSVMFPDWETLPYDTFSPHQDLISERLATLWAIRQRQADVVLIPATTALYRLAPPGFMAGYTFHFKQGQSLDEAALKSQLTLAGYTHVTQVASPGEYAVRGGLIDLFPMGSAMPFRVDLFDDEIDSIRAFDPDTQRSLYPVPEVRLLPGREFPMDDAARAKFRSRWRELLEGDPTKSRIYKDMGNGVATAGIEYYLPLFFDDTATVFDYLGDSATLVLHGDLEAAFQQFAQDTRERYRLAQGDPERPVLPPEALFLDAEQFYVRAKPHAQLAVRGVVPPPAGGGAQDTNPFAEFDHLPDLTVVRGADDPLARLQAHLRASPHRALVLAESAGRRESLLDFLRASGLHPPAFDSLAEFQASDEPTGIATAALARGFAWVEGGIDFVTETELFAQGSTTRRRRKQEQVSDVEALIKDLSELNLGDPVVHAQHGIGRYRGLVNMDMGAKNADGSPALQEFLHLEYAADAVLYVPVSQLHLIGRYTGVSADEAPLHKLGSGQWDKAKRKAAEQVRDAAAELLNIYARRAAREGHAFRYSPHDYETFAADFGFEETADQKAAIHAVVQDMISPQPMDRLVCGDVGFGKTEVALRAAFVAVTGGKQVAFLAPTTLLAEQHYQLMADRFAKWPIKVAGMSRFNSTKEVNATLKGIADGSVDIVVGTHKLLSDKTQFKNLGLLIIDEEHRFGVRHKEAMKQFRAEVDVLTLTATPIPRTMGMALEGLRDLSVIATAPQRRLAIKTFVRNEGTGVIREAVLRELKRGGQVYFLHNEVETIENRRQALEKILPEARIAIAHGQMPERELERVMRDFVAQRYNLLLCSTIIETGIDVPTANTIVMSRADKFGLAQLHQLRGRVGRSHHQAYAYLMVPEIEGLTKQAAQRLDAIQQMEELGSGFYLAMHDLEIRGAGEVLGENQSGNMMEIGFQLYNEMLAEAVKALKAGKEPDLLSPMQAVTEINLHAPALLPGDYCGDVHLRLSFYKKLATAKTSEQIDTLLEEIVDRFGKLPPQAQTLVDVHRLRVLSQPYGVQKVDAAPGVIHIAFKPNAPVEPMAIIQMIQKNKHIKLAGNDKLRIEKALPEPKDRAQMVRDVLRGLGQPVPARKEAALT, encoded by the coding sequence ATGGACCTGCCCAAGCTCATCCCCGGCAAACGCCACGCCCTGCCCGCCCCGCCCGCCTCCAGCGACGCGCTGCTGCTTGCCCAGCTGGCACAGCGCGAAGCGGGCCAGGGCCGGCTCACGGCCATCGTCACCGCCGATGCGGGCGACGCGCGGCGGCTGATGGACGAAATCGCCTTCTTCGGCCCCGGCCTGCGCAGCGTGATGTTCCCCGACTGGGAAACGCTGCCCTACGACACCTTCAGCCCGCACCAGGACCTGATCAGCGAGCGGCTGGCCACGCTGTGGGCCATTCGCCAGCGGCAGGCCGACGTGGTGCTGATTCCCGCCACCACGGCCTTGTACCGCCTGGCGCCGCCCGGCTTCATGGCGGGCTACACCTTCCACTTCAAGCAGGGCCAGTCGCTGGACGAGGCCGCGCTGAAATCTCAGCTGACGCTGGCCGGCTACACGCACGTGACGCAGGTGGCGAGCCCCGGCGAATACGCGGTGCGCGGCGGGCTGATCGACCTGTTTCCCATGGGCAGCGCGATGCCGTTCCGCGTCGACCTGTTCGACGACGAGATCGACTCGATCCGCGCCTTCGACCCCGACACGCAGCGCAGCCTGTACCCCGTGCCCGAAGTCCGTCTGCTGCCGGGCCGCGAATTCCCCATGGACGACGCGGCACGCGCCAAATTCCGCAGCCGCTGGCGCGAGCTGCTGGAAGGCGACCCGACCAAGAGCCGCATCTACAAGGACATGGGCAACGGCGTCGCCACCGCGGGCATCGAGTACTACCTGCCGCTGTTCTTCGACGACACGGCCACCGTGTTCGACTACCTGGGTGACAGCGCCACGCTGGTGCTGCACGGCGACCTGGAAGCCGCATTCCAGCAGTTCGCGCAGGACACGCGCGAGCGCTACCGCCTGGCGCAGGGCGATCCCGAGCGGCCCGTGCTGCCGCCCGAGGCGCTGTTTCTGGACGCCGAGCAGTTTTATGTGCGTGCCAAGCCGCATGCGCAACTGGCGGTGCGCGGTGTTGTTCCTCCCCCCGCTGGGGGCGGCGCGCAAGACACCAACCCCTTCGCCGAATTCGACCACCTGCCCGACCTCACGGTCGTGCGCGGCGCCGACGATCCACTGGCGCGCCTGCAGGCGCATCTGCGTGCCAGCCCGCACCGCGCGCTGGTGCTGGCCGAAAGCGCGGGCCGGCGCGAGAGCCTGCTGGACTTCCTACGCGCGTCCGGGCTCCATCCGCCCGCCTTCGATTCGCTGGCCGAATTCCAGGCCAGCGACGAGCCGACGGGCATCGCCACGGCTGCGCTGGCGCGCGGGTTTGCCTGGGTCGAGGGCGGCATCGACTTCGTGACCGAGACCGAGCTGTTCGCGCAAGGCAGCACCACGCGCCGGCGCCGCAAGCAGGAACAGGTCAGCGACGTCGAAGCGCTGATCAAGGACCTGAGCGAGCTGAACCTGGGCGACCCGGTGGTGCACGCGCAGCACGGCATCGGGCGCTATCGCGGGCTGGTGAACATGGACATGGGTGCGAAGAACGCCGACGGATCGCCTGCGCTGCAGGAATTCCTGCATCTCGAATACGCCGCCGACGCCGTGCTGTACGTGCCGGTGTCGCAGCTGCACCTGATCGGCCGCTACACCGGCGTCAGCGCCGACGAAGCGCCGCTGCACAAGCTGGGCAGCGGCCAGTGGGACAAGGCCAAGCGCAAGGCGGCCGAACAGGTGCGCGACGCGGCGGCCGAGCTGCTCAACATCTACGCCCGCCGCGCCGCGCGCGAGGGCCATGCGTTCCGCTACAGCCCACACGATTACGAAACCTTTGCGGCCGACTTCGGCTTTGAAGAAACCGCCGACCAGAAAGCCGCCATCCACGCCGTGGTGCAGGACATGATCAGCCCGCAGCCGATGGACCGGCTGGTGTGCGGCGACGTGGGCTTTGGCAAGACGGAAGTCGCCCTGCGCGCCGCCTTTGTCGCGGTGACAGGCGGCAAGCAGGTGGCCTTTCTCGCGCCCACCACGCTGCTGGCCGAGCAGCACTATCAGTTGATGGCCGACCGCTTTGCCAAGTGGCCCATCAAGGTGGCGGGCATGAGCCGCTTCAACTCAACCAAGGAAGTGAACGCCACGCTCAAGGGCATTGCCGACGGCAGCGTCGACATCGTGGTGGGCACGCACAAGCTGCTCAGCGACAAGACGCAGTTCAAGAACCTGGGCCTGCTCATCATCGACGAGGAGCACCGCTTTGGCGTTCGCCACAAGGAGGCGATGAAGCAGTTCCGCGCCGAGGTGGATGTGCTCACGCTCACCGCCACGCCGATCCCGCGCACCATGGGCATGGCGCTGGAAGGCCTGCGCGATTTGAGCGTGATCGCCACCGCCCCGCAGCGCCGCCTGGCCATCAAGACCTTTGTGCGCAACGAGGGCACGGGCGTGATCCGCGAAGCCGTGCTGCGCGAATTGAAGCGCGGCGGGCAGGTCTACTTCCTGCACAACGAGGTGGAAACCATCGAGAACCGCCGCCAGGCGCTGGAAAAGATCCTGCCCGAGGCGCGCATCGCCATCGCCCACGGCCAGATGCCCGAGCGCGAGCTGGAGCGCGTGATGCGCGACTTCGTGGCCCAGCGCTACAACCTGCTGCTGTGCTCCACCATCATCGAGACGGGCATCGACGTGCCCACCGCCAACACCATCGTCATGAGCCGCGCCGACAAATTCGGCCTGGCGCAGTTGCACCAGCTCCGCGGCCGTGTGGGCCGCAGCCACCACCAAGCCTACGCCTACCTGATGGTGCCCGAGATCGAGGGGTTAACGAAGCAGGCGGCGCAGCGGCTCGACGCTATTCAGCAGATGGAGGAGCTGGGCAGCGGCTTCTACCTGGCCATGCACGACCTGGAGATTCGCGGCGCCGGCGAGGTGCTGGGCGAGAACCAGAGCGGCAACATGATGGAGATCGGCTTTCAGCTCTACAACGAGATGCTGGCCGAGGCGGTGAAAGCCTTGAAGGCCGGCAAGGAGCCCGACCTGCTGAGCCCCATGCAGGCCGTCACCGAAATCAACCTGCACGCGCCCGCCCTGCTGCCGGGCGACTACTGCGGCGACGTGCACCTGCGCCTGTCGTTCTACAAGAAGCTGGCCACCGCCAAAACCAGCGAGCAGATCGACACGCTGCTGGAAGAAATCGTCGACCGATTCGGCAAGCTGCCGCCGCAGGCGCAGACGCTGGTCGATGTGCACCGGCTGCGCGTGCTGTCGCAGCCCTACGGCGTGCAGAAGGTGGACGCGGCGCCGGGCGTCATCCACATCGCCTTCAAGCCCAATGCGCCGGTGGAGCCCATGGCCATCATCCAGATGATCCAGAAGAACAAGCACATCAAATTGGCCGGCAACGACAAGCTGCGCATCGAAAAAGCGCTGCCCGAGCCGAAGGACCGCGCGCAGATGGTGCGCGACGTGCTGCGCGGCCTTGGCCAGCCGGTGCCCGCGCGGAAGGAGGCCGCGCTGACCTGA
- a CDS encoding sensor histidine kinase — protein MSAAAPVPDSRRSSAAARAGQGGDSSADAARSARRPLGFSLFWRTFILLALLLLGSSIGWYQMFRTLEYEPRVLGNARQVASLVNLSRAALVHSDAIARVSLIKTLADQEKVRIATHEPGDKFDLFNQTELERRMSAEIVARLGPGTVVASRVNDEPGLWVGFAIEGDSYWLLTDRSRIGALLGGSAWLVWLAMLGALSLVGAALLAGFINRPLRQLSIAAAHVREGDFERWRLDESARSSEIRAVNVGFNRMAEQLSKIEQDRAEMLAGISHDLRTPLARLRLETEMSVPDTEARDHMVADIGQVDTIIDKFLDYARPGHLELHALPLADIAAAAAQPFTLGDDLQVQIDIAPELRVMGDDVELSRVLANLLENARRYGKTEGSAVAHVHMTAAARDAWVTLRVRDHGPGVAPQLLPSLTRPFFRGDRARTAATGAGLGLAIVAKMVQNMGGFLELENSPDGGLMAIVRLRQADEPKAGVSLLKKRR, from the coding sequence ATGAGCGCGGCGGCCCCCGTGCCGGACAGCCGGCGCAGCAGTGCGGCCGCGCGCGCCGGCCAGGGAGGGGATTCGTCCGCCGACGCCGCGCGCTCGGCGCGCCGCCCGCTCGGGTTCAGCCTGTTCTGGCGCACCTTCATCCTGCTGGCGCTGCTGCTGCTGGGCAGCTCCATCGGCTGGTACCAGATGTTCCGCACGCTCGAATACGAGCCGCGCGTCCTGGGCAACGCGCGCCAGGTGGCGTCGCTGGTCAACCTGTCGCGCGCGGCGCTGGTGCACTCGGACGCCATTGCGCGCGTCTCGCTCATCAAGACGCTGGCCGACCAGGAAAAGGTGCGCATCGCCACGCACGAGCCGGGCGACAAGTTCGACCTGTTCAACCAGACCGAACTGGAGCGCCGCATGAGCGCCGAAATCGTCGCCCGCCTCGGCCCCGGCACCGTGGTGGCCAGCCGGGTCAACGACGAACCCGGCCTGTGGGTGGGCTTTGCGATCGAAGGCGATTCGTACTGGCTGCTGACCGACCGCTCGCGCATCGGCGCACTGCTGGGCGGCAGCGCCTGGCTGGTGTGGCTGGCCATGCTGGGCGCGCTGTCGCTGGTGGGCGCGGCCTTGCTGGCCGGCTTCATCAACCGGCCCTTGCGCCAGCTGTCGATTGCCGCCGCCCACGTGCGCGAAGGCGACTTCGAGCGCTGGCGGCTGGACGAGTCGGCCCGCTCCAGTGAAATCCGCGCGGTCAATGTCGGCTTCAACCGCATGGCGGAGCAGCTGTCGAAAATCGAGCAGGACCGCGCCGAGATGCTGGCCGGCATCTCGCACGACCTGCGCACGCCACTGGCGCGGCTGCGGCTGGAAACCGAGATGAGCGTGCCCGACACCGAGGCGCGCGACCACATGGTGGCCGACATCGGACAGGTCGACACCATCATCGACAAGTTTCTCGACTACGCCCGGCCCGGCCACCTGGAGCTTCACGCGCTGCCGCTGGCCGACATCGCCGCAGCGGCGGCCCAGCCGTTCACGCTGGGCGACGACCTGCAGGTGCAGATCGACATCGCGCCCGAGCTGCGCGTCATGGGCGACGACGTCGAGCTGTCGCGCGTGCTGGCCAACCTGCTGGAGAACGCGCGCCGCTACGGCAAGACCGAGGGCAGCGCCGTGGCGCACGTGCACATGACGGCCGCCGCGCGCGACGCCTGGGTGACGCTGCGCGTGCGCGACCACGGCCCGGGCGTGGCGCCGCAGTTGCTGCCCAGCCTGACGCGCCCGTTCTTTCGCGGCGACCGCGCGCGCACCGCGGCCACCGGCGCCGGCCTGGGCCTGGCCATCGTCGCCAAGATGGTGCAGAACATGGGCGGCTTTCTGGAGCTGGAAAACAGCCCCGACGGCGGCCTGATGGCCATCGTGCGGCTGCGCCAGGCCGACGAACCCAAGGCCGGGGTGTCGCTGCTCAAGAAGCGGCGCTGA
- the ispD gene encoding 2-C-methyl-D-erythritol 4-phosphate cytidylyltransferase has translation MPPARCHALLPCAGTGSRAGTVVPKQYQPVAGQPMVHHTLAALARVPRIDQIHVVVAPGDDGLKREEAIYSIANCGGATRAESVFNGLTRMLADGARPDDWVLVHDAARCLVTPALIDGLIDACLPDAVGGLLALPLPDTLKSERAGRVAATIERAGKWLAQTPQMFRVGALRDAYAAHAAGGFAGITDEASAMEAAGHAPLLVMGSAQNIKVTYPEDFALAEAVLRSRDA, from the coding sequence ATGCCCCCCGCCCGTTGCCACGCCTTGCTGCCCTGCGCCGGCACCGGCTCTCGTGCCGGCACGGTGGTGCCCAAGCAATACCAGCCGGTGGCCGGCCAGCCGATGGTGCACCACACGCTGGCCGCCCTGGCGCGCGTGCCGCGCATCGACCAGATCCACGTGGTCGTCGCGCCTGGCGACGATGGGCTGAAGCGCGAAGAGGCTATATATTCGATAGCAAACTGCGGAGGCGCCACGCGCGCTGAAAGCGTCTTCAATGGCCTGACACGCATGCTGGCCGACGGCGCCCGTCCCGATGACTGGGTGCTGGTGCACGACGCCGCGCGCTGCCTGGTGACGCCCGCGCTGATCGACGGGCTGATCGACGCCTGCCTGCCCGACGCCGTCGGCGGCCTGCTGGCACTGCCCCTGCCAGACACGCTGAAAAGCGAGCGCGCCGGTCGCGTGGCGGCGACCATCGAGCGCGCCGGCAAATGGCTGGCGCAGACGCCGCAGATGTTCCGCGTTGGCGCGTTGCGCGACGCCTACGCGGCCCATGCGGCCGGCGGCTTTGCCGGCATCACCGACGAGGCCAGCGCCATGGAGGCCGCCGGCCACGCCCCCTTGCTGGTGATGGGCAGTGCGCAGAACATCAAGGTGACGTATCCCGAAGACTTCGCGCTGGCCGAGGCCGTTTTGAGGAGCCGAGACGCATGA
- the ispF gene encoding 2-C-methyl-D-erythritol 2,4-cyclodiphosphate synthase yields MTEKHTGMPAFRIGEGWDVHALVPGRPLVLGGVHIPHTQGLLGHSDADALLHAITDALLGAAGLGDIGTHFPDSDDRFAGADSHALLVEAARRVKAAGWRVGNLDSTVVAQRPRLAPHIGAMRARIAEALDITQAQVNVKAKTAERLGAVGQGASIEARAVVLLVQ; encoded by the coding sequence ATGACAGAAAAGCACACCGGCATGCCCGCCTTCCGCATCGGCGAAGGGTGGGACGTGCACGCGCTGGTGCCGGGCCGGCCGCTGGTGCTGGGCGGCGTGCACATTCCGCACACCCAGGGGCTGCTGGGCCATTCGGATGCCGACGCGCTGCTGCACGCCATCACCGATGCGCTGCTGGGCGCGGCGGGGCTGGGCGACATCGGCACGCACTTCCCGGACAGCGACGACCGCTTTGCCGGGGCCGATTCGCACGCGCTGCTGGTCGAGGCGGCGCGGCGCGTAAAGGCCGCGGGCTGGCGCGTCGGCAACCTGGACAGCACCGTGGTGGCGCAGCGGCCGCGCCTGGCGCCGCACATTGGCGCCATGCGTGCGCGCATCGCCGAAGCGCTGGACATCACCCAGGCCCAGGTCAACGTCAAGGCCAAGACGGCCGAACGGCTGGGCGCGGTGGGGCAGGGCGCGTCGATCGAGGCGCGCGCGGTGGTGCTATTGGTTCAGTAG
- the ompR gene encoding two-component system response regulator OmpR, producing the protein MNQASHRTDKIVVVDDDARIRDLLRRYLAQEGFEVILAEDAKALSRIMLRDTIDLIVLDLMMPGEDGLSVCRRLRAAGDRTPIIMLTAKGEDVDRIVGLEVGADDYLGKPFNPRELLARIHAVLRRRPPQEAPGAPSAENESVSFGPFHFDLGARTLRKNGEEINLTTGEFAMLKALVRHPRQPLSREKLAQLARGREFEPFDRSLDVQVSRLRKLIEQDAASPRYIQTVWGVGYVFVPDGTG; encoded by the coding sequence ATGAACCAGGCAAGCCACCGCACCGACAAGATCGTCGTCGTTGACGACGATGCGCGCATCCGCGACCTGCTGCGCCGCTATCTGGCGCAGGAAGGGTTCGAGGTCATCCTGGCCGAGGATGCCAAGGCCCTCTCGCGCATCATGCTGCGCGACACCATCGACCTGATCGTGCTCGATCTGATGATGCCCGGCGAGGACGGCCTGTCCGTGTGCCGCCGCCTGCGGGCCGCCGGTGACCGCACACCCATCATCATGTTGACGGCCAAGGGCGAGGACGTGGACCGCATCGTCGGCCTGGAAGTCGGTGCCGACGATTACCTGGGCAAGCCGTTCAACCCGCGCGAATTGCTGGCGCGCATCCACGCCGTGCTGCGCCGCCGCCCGCCGCAGGAAGCGCCCGGCGCACCCTCGGCCGAAAACGAATCGGTCAGCTTCGGGCCCTTCCACTTCGACCTGGGCGCCCGCACGCTGCGCAAGAACGGCGAGGAAATCAACCTGACCACGGGCGAATTCGCCATGCTCAAGGCGCTGGTGCGCCACCCGCGTCAGCCGCTGTCGCGCGAAAAGCTGGCGCAGCTGGCGCGCGGGCGCGAATTCGAGCCCTTCGACCGCAGCCTGGACGTGCAGGTGTCGCGCCTGCGCAAGCTGATCGAGCAGGACGCCGCCAGCCCGCGCTACATCCAGACCGTGTGGGGCGTGGGCTACGTGTTCGTGCCGGACGGCACCGGCTGA
- a CDS encoding SIMPL domain-containing protein (The SIMPL domain is named for its presence in mouse protein SIMPL (signalling molecule that associates with mouse pelle-like kinase). Bacterial member BP26, from Brucella, was shown to assemble into a channel-like structure, while YggE from E. coli has been associated with resistance to oxidative stress.), translating into MKHPISRWGTLALLAAACVAAPAHAQVPNSPATMTLTAPQNVLQLSATGQVEAMQDLLTLSLTTTREGADAASVQAELRKALDAALNQVKSTAQPGQMDVRTGDFSIHPRYNRDGKINGWQGRAELILEGRDFPRITQAAARATPMTIGNVSFGLSREQRTRVESEAQAIAIERFKARAAEIARAFGFAGYSLREVAISGDAEVPMPRAYGMAKAQAMVADAPVPVEPGKSTVQVIVSGTVQAR; encoded by the coding sequence ATGAAACATCCTATCTCCCGTTGGGGCACGCTGGCCCTGCTGGCGGCGGCGTGTGTCGCCGCGCCGGCCCACGCCCAGGTGCCCAATTCACCCGCCACCATGACCCTCACCGCGCCCCAGAATGTGCTGCAACTGTCTGCCACCGGGCAGGTCGAGGCGATGCAGGATTTGCTGACGCTGTCGCTGACCACCACGCGCGAGGGCGCCGATGCCGCCAGCGTGCAGGCCGAGTTGCGCAAGGCGCTGGACGCCGCGTTGAACCAGGTCAAGTCCACCGCCCAACCCGGCCAGATGGACGTGCGCACCGGCGACTTCAGCATTCACCCGCGCTACAACCGCGACGGCAAGATCAACGGTTGGCAGGGCAGGGCCGAACTGATCCTGGAAGGCAGGGACTTTCCCCGCATCACCCAGGCGGCCGCGCGCGCCACCCCCATGACCATCGGCAATGTGTCGTTCGGCCTGAGCCGCGAGCAGCGCACCAGGGTGGAGAGCGAGGCGCAGGCCATCGCCATCGAGCGCTTCAAGGCCCGCGCGGCCGAGATCGCCCGCGCCTTCGGGTTTGCCGGCTACAGCCTGCGCGAAGTGGCCATCAGCGGCGATGCCGAAGTGCCCATGCCGCGTGCCTATGGCATGGCCAAGGCGCAAGCCATGGTGGCCGACGCGCCGGTGCCGGTCGAACCGGGCAAGAGCACCGTGCAGGTCATCGTGTCGGGGACGGTGCAGGCACGCTGA